The following proteins are co-located in the Xiphophorus maculatus strain JP 163 A chromosome 8, X_maculatus-5.0-male, whole genome shotgun sequence genome:
- the LOC111609420 gene encoding uncharacterized protein LOC111609420, producing the protein MAAAPERSWTEEKERTLIAFFSKNSCLWNYKSENYKNRDLRWKTLEHLRILLSFQPPPVPFTVEDIKNKFKNLRTTFQRQYKLVRQSGEAGLVPQWKHYQQLSFLQGCCEPEEGADETPPSPPAEESWLPPTSPGLGISFLHSSSSGGAAGRSLWTEERERELIAFYAEHGCLWNRKSENHNNRQLRQKLLESLRIRLSDQLVLFSVEDVKSKFKNLRTVFNREFKAVQASRTSDQPYVSKWKHFHQMLFLCESFEEDEFPDGPHEGSRTSCSQSGVSASSFDACSIKTESNTISCSAFQGLFPSAPDQTELMDPRAPSGSPPDRKPGRVLVPADDRASGESRCLWSEAKVQQLISFYAEHSCLWNHRVDSFRNRLLRQSLLETLSGLLSAGEPVPFTVEDIKTKFRNLRTIFQREHKAVSANRTCGSEDFYLPKWRHYLDLLFLCDSDSDEAFAQTRPASTQNPAVPPAPTPPRSWLSCSSSSSSSSSTRSRKRAGRPAAAPRSGRRGEAPHAGFLKYVEECLNEAPPHKVKRMKKKIIETIHNLEEDG; encoded by the exons ATGGCAGCGGCTCCGGAGAGGAGCTGGAcggaggagaaggagaggacGCTCATTGCGTTTTTCTCCA AGAACAGCTGTTTGTGGAACTACAAGTCAGAGAACTACAAGAACCGGGATCTACGATGGAAAACCCTGGAGCACCTCCGGATCCTGCTCTCCTTCCAGCCGCCTCCCGTTCCGTTCACAG tGGAAGACATCAAGAACAAGTTTAAGAACCTGCGTACGACGTTCCAGCGCCAGTACAAGCTGGTCCGTCAGAGCGGCGAGGCCGGCCTGGTGCCGCAGTGGAAGCACTACCAGCAGCTGAGCTTCCTGCAGGGCTGCTGCGAGCCAGAGGAGGGCGCCGACGAGACGCCGCCCTCCCCGCCTGCAGAGGAGAGCTGGCTCCCGCCCACCTCCCCCGGACTCGGCATCTCCTTCCTccactcctcttcctcaggcGGCGCCGCTGGGAGGAGCTTATGGACGGAGGAGAGGGAGCGGGAGCTCATCGCGTTCTACGCAG AGCATGGCTGTCTGTGGAACAGGAAGTCTGAGAATCACAACAACCGGCAACTCAGACAGAAACTCCTGGAGTCCCTCAGGATCCGGCTCTCGGACCAGCTGGTTCTGTTTTCTG TGGAAGACGTAAAATCCAAGTTCAAGAACCTTCGGACGGTTTTTAACCGGGAATTCAAGGCGGTCCAGGCGAGCAGAACCTCGGACCAACCCTACGTGTCCAAGTGGAAACACTTCCACCAGATGCTCTTCCTCTGCGAGTCGTTTGAGGAAGACGAGTTTCCTGACGGCCCGCATGAAGGAAGCCGGACTTCCTGCTCCCAAAGCGGCGTCTCCGCCTCCTCCTTCGACGCCTGCAGCATAAAGACGGAGAGCAACACCATCAGCTGCTCCGCCTTCCAGGGTTTGTTCCCATCAGCTCCAGACCAGACCGAGCTAATGGATCCCAGAGCGCCGTCCGGATCGCCGCCGGACAGGAAGCCCGGTCGGGTTTTGGTTCCGGCTGACGACAGGGCGAGCGGCGAGTCGCGCTGCCTCTGGAGCGAAGCCAAAGTTCAGCAGCTGATCTCGTTTTACGCCG aGCACAGCTGCCTGTGGAACCATCGGGTCGACAGCTTCCGGAACCGGCTGCTGCGGCAGAGCCTGCTGGAGACGCTGAGCGGCCTGCTGTCCGCCGGAGAGCCCGTCCCGTTCACAG TGGAAGACATCAAGACGAAGTTCAGGAACCTGCGGACCATCTTCCAGCGGGAGCACAAGGCGGTGAGCGCCAACAGAACCTGCGGTTCCGAGGATTTCTACCTGCCCAAGTGGAGGCACTACCTGGACCTGCTGTTCCTCTGCGACTCCGACAGCGACGAGGCCTTCGCCCAGACCCGACCCGCCTCCACCCAGAACCCGGCCGTCCCGCCGGCCCCGACCCCGCCGCGCTCCTGGctctcctgctcttcctcctcctcctcctcatcatcgaCCCGCAGCAGGAAGCGAGCGGGCCGGCCGGCGGCGGCGCCGAGGAGCGGGCGCCGCGGCGAGGCGCCGCACGCCGGCTTCCTGAAGTACGTGGAGGAATGTCTGAACGAGGCGCCGCCGCACAAAGtgaagaggatgaagaagaaaatcatCGAGACGATTCACAACCTGGAGGAGGACGGAtga